In the Pantoea sp. Aalb genome, one interval contains:
- a CDS encoding penicillin-binding protein activator LpoB translates to MFKIQQFIIVLFIIILNSCAIEPKKIKNSVKSQVVTPSYSTESTTILKDLKYNLLPSQIGVEKVPYPPNLKNIDWKASMIPLFMSMKKSTENISTGRTLVVDCMENYTNGSLQIDQAINVIRTALNSEAKFTLISISQLNKAKQEFGLLPDDRINSHSKGIWLSRLINAEYLLCSTMHGNVKSPTIKMQLMLVKTGEIIWSSDSIAHF, encoded by the coding sequence ATGTTCAAGATACAACAATTTATAATAGTATTGTTTATTATTATACTAAATAGTTGTGCAATTGAGCCAAAAAAAATAAAAAATTCGGTAAAATCTCAAGTAGTAACTCCATCATATTCTACAGAGTCAACAACAATTTTAAAAGATTTAAAGTATAATTTATTACCGTCACAAATAGGAGTAGAAAAAGTACCATATCCACCAAATTTAAAAAATATTGATTGGAAAGCTAGTATGATTCCACTCTTTATGAGCATGAAAAAATCTACTGAAAATATTAGTACAGGTCGTACTTTAGTAGTTGATTGTATGGAAAATTATACTAATGGTTCATTACAAATAGATCAAGCCATAAATGTAATCAGAACAGCTTTAAATAGTGAAGCAAAATTTACTTTAATATCAATAAGTCAGTTAAATAAAGCAAAACAGGAATTTGGTTTATTACCAGATGATCGAATAAATTCACATAGTAAAGGGATTTGGCTATCACGTCTTATTAATGCAGAATATTTACTGTGTAGTACCATGCATGGAAATGTAAAATCACCAACAATAAAAATGCAATTAATGTTGGTTAAAACAGGAGAAATAATTTGGTCAAGTGATAGTATCGCACATTTCTAA
- the lolD gene encoding lipoprotein-releasing ABC transporter ATP-binding protein LolD, with translation MNNSPLYPLLKCTNLCKSYQEGHVQTKVLDNISFSVQSNELMVIIGSSGSGKSTLLHLLGGLDNPSSGDIIFDGKLLNKMSSLDKAKLRNRQLGFIYQFHHLLPDFTAVENVAMPLLINKLSKTETQDRSIEMLIAVGLEKRALHFPSALSGGERQRVAIARALVNHPQLVLADEPTGNLDAFNAEAIFQLLKKFNSQQKTAFLIVTHDLQMAKRFNRKMQMLDGKLSNYLT, from the coding sequence ATGAATAATAGTCCTTTATATCCTTTATTAAAGTGTACTAATCTTTGTAAGAGCTATCAAGAAGGTCATGTCCAAACCAAAGTGCTAGATAATATATCTTTTAGTGTGCAATCAAATGAATTGATGGTAATTATTGGTAGTTCTGGATCTGGAAAGAGTACGTTATTACATTTATTAGGTGGTCTCGATAATCCTAGTTCAGGTGATATAATCTTTGATGGTAAGTTATTGAATAAGATGTCATCATTAGATAAAGCAAAATTACGTAATCGTCAACTGGGGTTTATTTATCAATTTCATCATTTATTACCAGATTTTACTGCAGTAGAAAATGTGGCAATGCCACTATTAATTAATAAACTTTCTAAAACTGAAACTCAAGATCGTTCTATAGAAATGTTAATAGCAGTAGGTTTAGAAAAGCGTGCTTTACACTTTCCTTCAGCCCTTTCTGGCGGTGAACGTCAACGAGTAGCAATTGCTCGTGCGTTAGTAAATCATCCACAATTAGTTTTAGCTGATGAACCTACCGGAAATTTAGATGCTTTTAATGCTGAGGCTATTTTTCAATTACTAAAAAAATTTAACTCACAACAAAAAACAGCCTTTTTAATAGTAACTCACGATTTACAAATGGCGAAACGTTTTAATAGAAAAATGCAAATGTTAGATGGTAAGCTAAGTAATTACTTAACATAG
- the mfd gene encoding transcription-repair coupling factor, with the protein MLEKNSYTLSIKTGNNYQFGQIIGAAKALECANVAERSTRPVLIITSDIQSALRLKEEIKQFTELPIIYFFDWQTLPYDNFSPHKDIILSRLSTLYKIPILKHGIIIMPVKTIMQRVCPRDFLYKYTLMMHQGQKISFDRLRTQLEQAEYTYANQITNYGQYTIHGSLFDIYPIGSKFPYRINFFDDKIDSIHLFDIENKHQIKEVKVIKLLPDHEFPTDKIAIEVFCSRWREIFNRSDKIDHIYNQVSKGKFPVGIEYWQPLFFKKELPTLFSYLPKNTLIITGSFLKTNAIDFWQDTNIRFEQKQIDLKYSLINPLKLWLSPDNLFKELKIWPSIKITSKILVKKKNYVNCGYKAIPKIVTKGSSAKDESINRLCDFLNTFTGKVIFSVENEGRRKSLYEILDKIKIYPKPITRFKEYLQNSYSIIIGASECGFIDTRQNYAFICENDVFSKQIINEFYYNSNKSIVNPYSIIRNLIELHPGQLIVHIDHGIGRYIGLTTITLNKIEAEYLIISYAGDTKLYIPISSLHLISKYTGVTNQNIHLHKLGSDLWIRTRQKAVEKIRDVAVELLDIYAKRATKTGFAFVHDNKKTYEMFCKEFQFEITNDQMQAINAVLNDMCQPLIMDRLICGDVGFGKTEVAMRAAFLALQNCKQVAILVPTTLLAQQHYNNFHDRFANWPVRIEMLSRFRSFKEEKELLKNVSEGKIDILISTHKLLMNDVKWYDLGLLIIDEEHRFGVRHKERIKALQSNVDILTLTATPIPRTLNMAMNGIRDLSIISSPPDRRLPVKTFVREYDTNIVREVILREVRRGGQVYYLYNNIDNIEKVAQLLIELVPEAQIAIGHGKMRERDLERVMNDFYHQRFNVLVCTTIIETGLDVPSANTIIIERADHFGLAQLHQLRGRVGRSYHQAYAWLLIPKMQNITTDAQQRLQAIVDLEDLGAGFALATQDLEIRGAGQLLGEEQSGQIESIGYTLYMEILENAIKALKSGSELSLKDLIPIPAEIEIMVPALLPEKFIPDINIRLSIYKKIASVVDIKELDKLKIELTERFGKLPDVAITLFDITALRLIAHKIGILKIKANEKGGFIEFTSSHKINPIWIIDLIQKHPKHWQFDGETRLKFTRDLTEQKIRIAWLQNFINELEKNCI; encoded by the coding sequence ATGTTAGAAAAGAACAGTTATACTCTATCTATTAAAACTGGTAATAACTATCAATTTGGACAGATCATAGGTGCTGCGAAAGCATTGGAATGTGCTAATGTTGCAGAACGTAGTACTAGACCAGTATTAATAATTACTTCAGATATTCAATCTGCTCTCCGCTTAAAAGAAGAAATTAAACAATTTACAGAACTACCAATTATTTATTTTTTTGATTGGCAAACGCTACCATATGATAACTTTTCACCGCATAAAGATATTATCTTATCTCGCTTGTCTACTTTATATAAAATTCCTATTTTAAAACATGGCATTATTATTATGCCAGTTAAAACTATAATGCAACGTGTATGTCCTCGCGATTTTTTATATAAATATACTTTAATGATGCATCAAGGACAAAAAATATCATTTGATAGATTACGAACTCAATTGGAACAAGCTGAATATACATATGCAAATCAAATAACTAATTATGGACAATACACTATACATGGTTCATTATTTGATATTTATCCAATAGGTAGTAAGTTTCCATATCGAATTAATTTTTTTGATGATAAAATTGATAGTATACATTTATTTGATATTGAAAATAAACATCAAATCAAAGAAGTTAAAGTCATTAAATTATTACCAGACCATGAATTTCCTACAGATAAAATAGCTATTGAAGTATTTTGCAGCCGTTGGCGCGAGATTTTTAATCGAAGCGATAAAATAGATCATATTTATAACCAAGTTAGTAAAGGTAAATTTCCTGTAGGCATTGAATATTGGCAGCCTTTATTTTTCAAAAAGGAACTACCAACTCTGTTTAGTTATTTACCTAAAAATACGCTAATCATTACAGGAAGCTTTTTAAAGACTAATGCTATTGATTTTTGGCAAGACACTAATATACGTTTTGAACAGAAACAAATTGATCTAAAGTATTCACTTATAAATCCGTTAAAACTCTGGTTAAGTCCAGATAATCTATTTAAAGAACTAAAAATATGGCCATCTATAAAAATAACTAGTAAGATACTAGTCAAAAAAAAGAATTATGTAAACTGTGGTTATAAAGCAATACCAAAAATAGTAACAAAAGGATCGTCGGCTAAAGACGAATCAATAAATCGTTTATGTGATTTTTTAAATACTTTTACTGGAAAAGTAATCTTTTCAGTTGAGAATGAAGGTCGACGTAAAAGTTTATATGAAATATTAGATAAAATAAAAATATACCCAAAACCTATAACACGTTTTAAAGAATATTTACAGAATTCATATAGCATCATTATAGGTGCTAGTGAATGTGGCTTTATTGATACTAGACAAAATTATGCTTTTATTTGCGAAAATGATGTATTTAGCAAACAAATCATTAATGAATTTTATTACAATAGTAATAAATCTATTGTTAATCCATATTCAATAATACGTAATCTTATTGAATTACATCCTGGTCAACTAATCGTACATATAGATCATGGAATAGGACGATATATAGGATTAACAACTATTACATTAAATAAAATTGAAGCTGAATATCTTATTATTTCTTATGCGGGTGACACTAAACTTTACATACCAATTTCATCTTTACATCTAATTAGTAAATATACTGGAGTAACTAATCAAAACATACATTTACATAAACTAGGTAGTGATCTTTGGATACGTACACGTCAAAAAGCAGTAGAAAAAATACGTGATGTGGCTGTTGAGTTATTAGATATTTATGCTAAACGTGCTACTAAAACTGGTTTTGCTTTTGTACATGATAATAAAAAAACATATGAAATGTTTTGTAAAGAATTTCAATTTGAAATTACTAATGATCAAATGCAAGCTATTAATGCAGTATTAAACGATATGTGCCAACCATTAATAATGGATCGTTTAATATGTGGCGATGTCGGCTTTGGAAAAACTGAAGTTGCTATGCGTGCTGCTTTTCTTGCCTTACAAAATTGCAAACAAGTTGCTATATTAGTTCCTACTACGCTTTTAGCTCAGCAACACTACAATAATTTTCATGATCGATTTGCCAATTGGCCTGTACGTATTGAAATGTTATCTCGTTTTCGTAGTTTTAAGGAAGAAAAAGAATTATTAAAAAACGTTAGTGAAGGGAAAATAGATATATTAATTAGTACTCATAAATTATTAATGAATGATGTTAAATGGTATGATTTAGGATTATTAATTATAGATGAAGAACATCGTTTCGGTGTACGTCATAAAGAACGGATTAAAGCGCTACAAAGCAACGTTGATATTTTAACTCTCACTGCTACTCCAATCCCACGTACACTTAATATGGCAATGAATGGGATAAGAGATTTATCAATTATCTCTTCACCACCAGATCGTCGTTTACCAGTAAAAACCTTTGTTCGTGAATATGATACAAATATAGTACGTGAGGTAATTCTACGTGAAGTACGACGTGGAGGTCAAGTGTATTATTTATATAATAATATTGATAATATTGAAAAAGTTGCACAATTACTAATAGAGTTAGTACCAGAGGCTCAAATAGCTATTGGACACGGTAAAATGCGTGAACGTGATTTAGAAAGAGTTATGAATGATTTTTATCATCAGCGTTTTAATGTATTAGTTTGTACTACGATTATTGAAACAGGACTTGATGTACCAAGTGCTAATACTATAATTATTGAACGAGCTGATCATTTTGGTTTAGCTCAATTACATCAGTTACGCGGTCGAGTAGGTCGTTCATATCATCAAGCTTATGCTTGGTTACTAATACCAAAAATGCAAAATATAACTACTGATGCACAACAACGGTTACAAGCTATTGTTGATTTAGAAGATTTAGGAGCTGGTTTTGCTTTAGCAACGCAAGATCTAGAAATTCGTGGTGCAGGTCAACTATTGGGAGAAGAACAAAGTGGTCAAATAGAAAGTATAGGATACACTTTGTATATGGAAATTTTAGAAAATGCTATAAAGGCTTTGAAATCAGGAAGTGAGCTATCATTGAAAGATCTAATTCCTATTCCCGCTGAAATTGAAATTATGGTACCTGCTTTATTGCCTGAGAAATTTATTCCTGATATAAATATTCGTTTATCTATCTATAAGAAAATTGCGAGTGTTGTAGATATTAAAGAGCTGGATAAGCTTAAAATAGAACTAACTGAACGTTTCGGTAAGCTACCAGATGTGGCTATTACTTTATTCGATATTACTGCCCTTCGATTAATAGCTCATAAAATAGGTATTCTTAAAATTAAAGCAAATGAAAAAGGAGGATTTATTGAATTTACATCAAGTCATAAAATAAATCCAATATGGATAATTGATTTAATACAAAAACATCCTAAACACTGGCAGTTTGATGGGGAAACACGCTTAAAGTTTACACGTGATCTTACTGAACAAAAAATACGTATAGCATGGTTACAAAATTTTATTAATGAATTAGAAAAAAATTGTATTTAA
- a CDS encoding YchF/TatD family DNA exonuclease, producing MFIIDSHCHLNALDYKNQHHDLDDVIAKAATRDVKFILAISTNLDDYYILKSLIKDYKNIKLSCGIHPLNQTTLSYDWEYFRLVAADENVIALGETGLDYHSQLKNKIQQQASFCEHIRTGITLDKPIIVHMRNASTDTLAILREEHVEKCGAVLHCFTENKEIATKLLDLGLYISFSGILTFRNANTIRDAACYVPLERILLETDSPYLAPVPYRGQDNQPAFTREIAEYMAALKNIDLETLADITTKNFSNLFHISMSKLRN from the coding sequence ATGTTTATAATTGATTCACATTGTCATCTAAATGCTTTAGATTACAAAAATCAACATCATGATTTAGACGATGTTATAGCTAAAGCAGCTACACGTGATGTAAAATTTATTCTTGCTATTTCTACTAATTTAGATGATTACTATATACTCAAATCTTTAATAAAAGACTATAAAAATATCAAGTTATCTTGTGGTATACATCCTCTTAATCAAACAACATTATCTTACGATTGGGAATATTTTCGACTTGTTGCTGCAGATGAGAATGTTATTGCTTTAGGTGAAACTGGATTAGATTATCATTCTCAATTAAAAAATAAAATACAACAACAAGCTTCATTTTGTGAACATATTCGTACTGGTATAACTCTTGATAAACCAATTATTGTACATATGCGTAACGCAAGCACTGATACACTAGCTATTTTACGTGAAGAACATGTAGAAAAATGTGGAGCAGTCTTACACTGTTTTACTGAAAATAAAGAAATTGCTACAAAATTATTAGATTTAGGGTTATATATATCTTTTTCAGGTATTTTAACTTTTCGTAATGCTAATACCATTAGAGATGCAGCTTGTTATGTACCTTTAGAACGTATATTATTAGAGACTGACTCCCCTTATTTAGCTCCTGTACCGTATCGTGGTCAAGATAATCAGCCTGCTTTTACACGTGAGATAGCTGAATATATGGCAGCATTGAAAAATATAGATTTAGAAACTTTAGCTGATATAACTACAAAAAATTTCTCTAACTTATTTCATATCTCTATGAGCAAACTTAGAAATTGA
- a CDS encoding HIT domain-containing protein produces the protein MFKETIFSKIINREISVDLVYQDELVTAFRDIEPKAAIHILIIPNTFIPTINHVKSIHEKILGRMITVAAKIAYDEGISKDGYRLIMNCNRHSGQEVYHIHMHLLGGQPLGPLLSI, from the coding sequence ATGTTCAAAGAAACTATTTTTAGCAAAATTATTAATCGCGAAATTTCTGTTGATCTAGTTTATCAAGATGAATTGGTTACGGCTTTTCGTGATATTGAACCTAAAGCAGCAATTCATATTTTAATTATTCCAAATACTTTTATCCCAACTATCAATCATGTTAAGTCGATACACGAAAAGATATTAGGTCGTATGATAACTGTAGCAGCAAAAATAGCGTATGACGAAGGTATTTCAAAAGATGGATACCGTTTAATAATGAACTGCAATCGACATAGCGGTCAAGAAGTTTATCATATTCATATGCATTTACTTGGAGGACAACCTCTAGGTCCACTACTATCGATTTAA
- the lolE gene encoding lipoprotein-releasing ABC transporter permease subunit LolE → MRLSVSLLLGLRFSRKHRMLSISNMGIAIGVAVLIIGLSAMNGFERELRNRILAVVPHGEIEPFNHQQLFNWERMITTIEKIPGIKIATPYINFTAIIDKGTKIHILQIKGIDLKHKTYFNSLSNFIIGNNWQFIEGKQQILLGAGISKTLQVKPGDWITIFIQGDENSNHSIFNRPKSIRLQVTGIIQIHSILDYNLALIPLMDAQRYLKIGNNITGITVIMNNPFQAQSLVRKAANVTQSDVYIRNWINTYGYMYQDIQMIRAIIYLAMFLVIGVACFNIVSTLVIEVKKKSKDIAILRTLGANDHLIRNIFIWYGLLSGLLGSTLGILFGVVISLNLTTIMHKIEHVIGYQILSKDIYFIDFFPSKLYWVDLIYVLTIAIILSIMASWYPSRRARLIDPARMLSGGLN, encoded by the coding sequence ATGCGTTTATCGGTATCATTATTATTAGGTCTACGTTTTAGTCGTAAGCATCGAATGCTCAGTATATCAAATATGGGCATTGCCATCGGAGTAGCTGTTTTAATTATTGGATTAAGCGCCATGAATGGCTTTGAACGTGAACTTAGAAACCGAATTTTAGCTGTAGTACCGCATGGTGAAATTGAACCATTTAATCATCAACAATTGTTTAATTGGGAAAGAATGATTACTACTATTGAAAAAATTCCAGGTATTAAAATTGCCACACCATATATTAATTTTACTGCCATTATAGATAAAGGAACAAAAATACATATTTTACAGATAAAAGGCATTGATTTAAAGCATAAAACATATTTTAATTCTTTATCAAATTTTATTATAGGTAATAATTGGCAATTCATAGAAGGTAAGCAGCAAATCCTTCTTGGAGCAGGAATTAGTAAAACTCTTCAAGTAAAACCTGGTGATTGGATTACCATTTTTATTCAAGGAGATGAAAATAGTAATCATTCAATATTCAATCGGCCAAAAAGTATTCGTTTACAGGTTACTGGTATAATACAAATACATAGTATCTTAGATTATAATTTAGCATTAATACCTCTAATGGATGCACAACGCTATCTAAAAATAGGTAATAATATTACCGGTATTACAGTAATTATGAATAATCCATTTCAAGCTCAAAGTCTAGTACGTAAAGCCGCTAATGTTACGCAATCTGATGTTTATATCCGTAATTGGATTAATACTTATGGTTATATGTACCAAGATATCCAAATGATTCGTGCTATTATATACTTAGCAATGTTCTTAGTGATAGGTGTAGCATGTTTTAACATTGTCTCGACATTAGTTATAGAAGTAAAGAAAAAAAGTAAAGATATTGCTATTTTACGAACATTAGGAGCAAATGATCATTTAATTCGTAATATTTTTATTTGGTATGGATTATTATCAGGATTGCTTGGTAGTACTTTAGGAATTTTATTTGGAGTAGTTATTTCTCTAAATTTAACGACAATTATGCATAAAATAGAACATGTTATAGGGTATCAGATATTATCTAAAGATATTTATTTTATTGATTTCTTTCCATCTAAATTATATTGGGTTGATTTAATTTATGTATTAACAATAGCTATTATATTAAGTATAATGGCTAGTTGGTATCCATCTCGTCGTGCAAGACTTATTGATCCTGCTCGCATGCTTAGTGGAGGTTTAAATTAA
- the lolC gene encoding lipoprotein-releasing ABC transporter permease subunit LolC, protein MYQPVSLFIAVRYIHGRTSDHFGRFISSLSTIGIILGTLSLIIVVSVMNGFERELENNILNLIPQALITSEKGSINPKQFHMQQLKLNGITHIAPLTTSNVLLQSVSNISMGVMLGINPEEYDTLRPFLIDTNIRVLQPDQYNIIISKQLSTQLNIKYGDKLRLIVPSISQFTPIGRMPSQRLFTVAGIYETGTEVDGYQILINIQDAGKIMHLPIGNITGWRLWVKKPLKIDHLSQEIIPNGMIWKDWRESKGELFRAMIMEKNMMILLLSLIISVASFNITASLNLLIMDKKAEIAILQTQGFTYRQIITVFMLQGISTGIIGALLGTLFGLLLTNQLNNFTPVINLLFNRTKFPVDIKIGQVFTISLTSIVISILSTLYPAWKASSNKPAETLRYE, encoded by the coding sequence ATGTATCAACCTGTCTCGTTATTTATTGCTGTTCGTTATATTCACGGACGTACTTCAGACCACTTTGGTCGCTTTATCTCATCATTATCAACTATTGGTATAATATTAGGTACACTATCTCTTATAATAGTTGTATCAGTTATGAATGGATTTGAAAGAGAATTAGAAAATAATATTTTAAACTTAATACCGCAAGCTTTAATTACTAGTGAAAAAGGAAGTATTAATCCAAAACAATTTCATATGCAGCAATTAAAATTGAATGGTATAACACATATAGCACCTCTTACGACATCTAATGTATTATTACAGAGCGTGAGTAATATATCCATGGGTGTGATGCTAGGAATTAATCCAGAAGAATATGATACATTAAGACCTTTTTTAATAGATACAAATATTAGAGTACTTCAACCTGATCAATATAATATAATCATTAGTAAACAACTTAGTACTCAATTAAATATAAAGTATGGCGATAAGCTGCGGTTGATCGTTCCTTCTATTAGTCAATTTACTCCAATAGGGCGTATGCCTAGCCAACGACTTTTTACTGTTGCTGGTATTTATGAAACCGGTACTGAAGTTGATGGGTATCAAATACTAATTAATATACAAGATGCTGGAAAAATAATGCATTTACCTATTGGTAATATTACCGGATGGCGGTTATGGGTTAAAAAACCACTTAAAATTGATCATCTTAGTCAAGAAATAATACCTAATGGTATGATATGGAAAGATTGGCGTGAAAGCAAAGGTGAACTTTTTCGGGCAATGATTATGGAAAAAAATATGATGATTTTACTTTTAAGTTTAATTATATCTGTAGCATCATTTAACATTACAGCATCACTCAATTTATTGATTATGGATAAAAAAGCAGAAATAGCTATATTACAAACACAAGGATTTACTTATAGACAAATTATTACAGTATTTATGTTACAAGGTATTAGCACAGGTATTATTGGTGCATTATTAGGTACTTTATTTGGCTTATTATTAACTAATCAATTAAATAATTTTACCCCAGTGATAAATTTACTTTTTAATAGAACAAAATTTCCAGTAGATATCAAGATAGGACAAGTATTTACCATTTCATTAACTTCAATAGTAATATCAATACTTTCAACTTTATATCCTGCATGGAAAGCTAGTTCTAATAAACCTGCTGAGACTTTACGTTATGAATAA
- a CDS encoding DNA polymerase III subunit delta' C-terminal domain-containing protein, with translation MKWYPWLNQTYRQIIECHRNGNAHHALLIHSIDAIGDDILVWGISRWLMCHNPKEFKSCNECYSCQLMQAHTHPDWYCLKPDKGRILLGINSVRSIIDKLYHFSQQGRAKIIWQPNASQITEAAANALLKTLEDPPMNCWFFLSSHEPWRLLATLRSRCITWRLLPPDEKDSLVWLQKQCIQSQEVMHTALKLSNGSPVAALKLLNHERWKIRQMLCKTIPEVIYSDILKLLPILNNNYVTECLYWLITLLIDTIKYHYGASKWIVNIDSQDIIKQLSQQINNNILHKSVQEWMKCYRDLQSVATLNRELILTNSLLRWEDLLAVK, from the coding sequence ATGAAATGGTATCCTTGGTTAAACCAAACATATCGACAAATTATTGAATGTCATCGAAATGGAAATGCACATCATGCACTACTAATTCATTCTATTGATGCGATAGGTGATGATATATTAGTATGGGGTATCAGTCGTTGGTTAATGTGTCATAATCCTAAGGAATTTAAAAGTTGTAATGAATGTTATAGTTGTCAGTTAATGCAGGCACATACTCATCCTGATTGGTATTGTCTTAAACCTGATAAAGGAAGAATATTATTAGGGATTAATTCAGTTCGCAGTATAATTGATAAATTATATCATTTTTCACAACAGGGTAGAGCTAAAATTATCTGGCAACCAAATGCATCACAAATTACTGAAGCTGCTGCAAATGCTTTGCTTAAAACTTTAGAAGATCCTCCAATGAACTGCTGGTTTTTTCTAAGCTCACACGAACCTTGGCGTTTATTAGCAACATTACGTAGTCGTTGTATAACTTGGCGTCTTTTACCACCTGATGAAAAGGATAGTTTAGTATGGTTACAAAAACAATGTATCCAATCGCAAGAAGTTATGCATACAGCTTTGAAATTGAGTAATGGTTCACCTGTAGCAGCACTTAAACTGCTAAATCATGAGCGTTGGAAAATACGTCAAATGTTATGTAAAACAATTCCAGAGGTAATATATAGTGATATACTAAAATTATTACCAATATTAAATAATAATTACGTAACAGAATGTTTATATTGGTTAATTACTTTATTAATTGATACTATAAAATATCATTATGGAGCTAGTAAATGGATAGTTAATATTGATAGTCAGGATATAATTAAGCAATTATCTCAGCAAATAAATAATAATATATTACATAAAAGCGTGCAAGAATGGATGAAGTGTTATAGAGATCTTCAATCTGTAGCAACATTAAATCGTGAGTTAATATTAACAAATAGCTTGTTAAGATGGGAAGACTTACTTGCTGTAAAATAA
- the potD gene encoding spermidine/putrescine ABC transporter substrate-binding protein PotD yields the protein MKKKYCFIKKQLILILILIISTQIVKAVDSEIIYFYNWTEYVPSGLLEQFTKETGIKVIYSTYESNESMYAKLKTWKNGVYDLIVPSTYFIAKMRNEGMLQKIDKSKLSNFHNLDPNLLNKPFDPNNNYSIPYIWGATSIGINTDLVDAKKITRWADLWNPEYKLSLLLTDDAREVFQVALRKLGYSGNTQDYKKIYAAYKELQKLMPNVLAFNSDNPGNPFIEGEVKIGMIWNGSAYVARKAGIPLQVIWPEEGSIFWMDNLAISSKAQNKEGALKLINFLLRPDIAAKIVKMIGYPTANLTAKKLLPKEIAKDPLLYPPPEVIQKGEWQNDVGDANLQYETLFQKLKNNQ from the coding sequence ATGAAAAAAAAATATTGCTTCATAAAAAAACAATTAATATTGATATTAATATTGATAATAAGCACACAAATAGTAAAAGCTGTTGATAGTGAAATAATTTATTTTTATAATTGGACTGAATATGTTCCGTCTGGATTATTAGAACAATTTACTAAGGAAACTGGAATTAAAGTAATTTATTCCACCTATGAATCTAATGAAAGCATGTATGCCAAGCTGAAAACTTGGAAAAATGGTGTATATGATTTGATCGTTCCTTCTACTTATTTTATTGCAAAAATGCGTAATGAAGGAATGCTACAAAAAATTGATAAATCTAAACTAAGCAATTTTCATAATCTTGATCCTAATTTATTAAATAAACCATTTGATCCTAATAATAATTATTCTATTCCTTACATTTGGGGAGCTACATCTATAGGGATTAATACAGATCTAGTAGATGCAAAAAAAATTACTCGTTGGGCCGATTTATGGAACCCAGAATATAAATTGAGCTTATTATTAACTGATGATGCACGCGAAGTTTTTCAAGTAGCATTAAGAAAATTAGGATATTCAGGCAATACACAAGATTATAAGAAAATTTATGCTGCCTATAAAGAACTTCAAAAATTAATGCCAAATGTACTCGCTTTTAATTCAGATAATCCTGGTAATCCATTTATTGAAGGAGAAGTAAAAATAGGAATGATTTGGAATGGTTCTGCATATGTTGCTCGTAAAGCAGGAATACCACTACAAGTCATTTGGCCTGAAGAAGGAAGTATTTTCTGGATGGATAATTTAGCAATATCATCTAAAGCACAAAACAAAGAAGGAGCATTAAAACTTATTAATTTTCTCTTACGTCCAGATATTGCAGCAAAAATAGTAAAAATGATTGGTTATCCTACAGCAAATTTAACAGCTAAAAAATTACTTCCTAAAGAAATTGCAAAAGATCCATTACTTTATCCACCACCTGAAGTAATCCAAAAAGGCGAATGGCAAAATGATGTTGGTGATGCTAATTTACAATATGAAACATTATTTCAAAAACTTAAAAATAATCAATAA